The DNA sequence TCAACGTTCATCCGGACTCCCTTGCGTTCCAGGAGTATCTCCTGGACCTCCAGTGCAAGGCTGGTGTGGGGTCCCACGCAGCCGTAATCCTCTGCAAGTTCCAGTAACCTGACGGCCCGGGGGTCGGCGTTGTGGTAGCGGTGCCCGAACCCGGGGATCCTCCTGTTGGCCTGGAGGTGATCATCCACCAGCCTCAGGGCAGCATCAGGGATCTCATCCTCAGACTCGCAGGATGATACAGTCTCCTGGAAGAGCTTCATGGAACGCTCAATGGCACCCGCATGATTCTTACCAAAGGCAAGCAGACCCCCGGCAATACAGGCATGAACCGGAGAACCCGCCGAGGCAATCATACGGGCAGCCTGAGTACTCGGCGGAGTAACACCATGATCACAGAAGGACACCAGGACAGCCTCAAGCATACGCGCAACATTCTGAGGGGGAAGCTCACCCCTGATCAGAAGATAAACCATCTCAGAAAAGGAAACACCACCAATAAGATCCTCCTGAGAATAACCCCTCGTAACAATACGGTTAGGCTCAACACGCGTAATGGAAGTCCTCCACCTGGGATTTTTAACCCGCAGTATATCATTTAT is a window from the Methanothermobacter thermautotrophicus str. Delta H genome containing:
- a CDS encoding citryl-CoA lyase, producing MMNEGIINDILRVKNPRWRTSITRVEPNRIVTRGYSQEDLIGGVSFSEMVYLLIRGELPPQNVARMLEAVLVSFCDHGVTPPSTQAARMIASAGSPVHACIAGGLLAFGKNHAGAIERSMKLFQETVSSCESEDEIPDAALRLVDDHLQANRRIPGFGHRYHNADPRAVRLLELAEDYGCVGPHTSLALEVQEILLERKGVRMNVDGANAGILSDMGFDWRTGAGVFMIGRLPGLISHVYEEKVREPAFRKFFEIEEIQYDGEEKRILEADYRTLNGSEIWKTTNTKEPGRE